The Novosphingobium terrae genome has a window encoding:
- the pstA gene encoding phosphate ABC transporter permease PstA yields MSRQPMNPIVRRRQITNAIALVMATGATLFGLLWLVWILWTTVTQGASALSPALFTQMTPPPGEEGGLLNAFYGSAVMILLAIVVGTPIGILAGTYLSEFGKTSVLAETIRFINDILLSAPSIVVGLFIYELVVTTTGHFSGYAGGLALGMILLPVVVRTTDEALRLIPNQLREAGLALGLPQWKVVGYVIYRSASTGIATGVLLGVARISGETAPLLFTALNNQYWSTDLSAPMANVPVVIFQYAMSPYDSWHALAWAGAFVVTAFVLALSIAVRLFLRPRSFK; encoded by the coding sequence ATGAGCCGTCAACCCATGAACCCCATCGTTCGCCGTCGCCAGATCACCAACGCCATCGCGCTGGTGATGGCCACCGGCGCCACCCTCTTCGGCCTGCTGTGGCTGGTGTGGATCCTGTGGACGACCGTGACTCAGGGCGCTTCGGCCCTCAGTCCCGCGCTCTTCACGCAGATGACCCCGCCTCCCGGTGAAGAGGGCGGTCTGCTCAACGCCTTCTACGGCAGCGCGGTGATGATCCTGCTGGCCATCGTGGTCGGCACGCCGATCGGCATTCTGGCGGGCACCTATCTTTCCGAATTCGGCAAGACCTCGGTGCTGGCCGAGACGATCCGCTTCATCAATGACATCCTGCTTTCCGCACCCTCGATCGTGGTCGGCCTGTTCATCTACGAACTGGTGGTGACGACGACCGGCCACTTCTCGGGCTATGCGGGCGGTCTGGCGCTGGGCATGATCCTGCTGCCGGTCGTGGTGCGCACCACCGACGAGGCCCTGCGCCTGATCCCCAACCAGCTGCGCGAGGCGGGCCTTGCCCTTGGCCTGCCGCAGTGGAAGGTCGTGGGTTACGTGATCTATCGCAGCGCCTCCACCGGCATCGCCACCGGCGTGCTGCTGGGCGTCGCCCGCATCAGCGGCGAGACGGCCCCGCTGCTCTTCACCGCCCTCAACAACCAGTATTGGAGCACCGACCTCTCGGCCCCGATGGCCAACGTGCCGGTCGTGATCTTCCAATATGCGATGAGCCCCTATGACAGCTGGCACGCCCTGGCATGGGCCGGCGCCTTCGTTGTCACCGCCTTCGTTCTTGCCCTCAGCATTGCGGTCCGCCTGTTCCTGCGGCCAAGGAGTTTCAAGTGA
- a CDS encoding CorA family divalent cation transporter: MMDESEALRESVQHPAAIWCYSQADQGVYQLDHREPPADLPFRWLHLNMADQRSLRWLDTQSGAPARLLAVMHGREGAPRFEMVGDALAFTIHDFERDFAVNTTNRVGALHVMMRPGLLVTGRIRPLRGADLVRAQLEQGPDIQDATQALSLLLDTHIEGLAGLVADLGTQLLEAETELMEHDHMPDSRELMGARRLSAQLHRMTVGLRATMQRMEREPRLPDSICAMARNLLPRLIDMDTDIVAAQHHLRQLRDELDLQAAQRTNENVYLLSVLTALMMPATLVTGFFGMNTGGLPFAQGQSGTVLATLVALLAGALTWWLLRVMGLVRRK; the protein is encoded by the coding sequence ATGATGGATGAAAGCGAAGCCCTGCGCGAAAGCGTGCAGCACCCCGCGGCGATCTGGTGCTACAGTCAGGCCGATCAGGGCGTCTATCAGTTGGATCACCGCGAACCGCCCGCCGACCTGCCTTTCCGCTGGCTGCATCTCAATATGGCGGACCAGCGCAGCCTGCGCTGGCTCGATACCCAGTCCGGAGCGCCCGCAAGGCTGCTGGCGGTGATGCATGGCCGCGAGGGCGCACCGCGTTTCGAGATGGTCGGCGATGCGCTGGCCTTCACCATCCATGATTTCGAGCGCGATTTCGCGGTGAACACCACCAATCGCGTGGGCGCGCTGCATGTGATGATGCGGCCGGGACTGCTGGTCACCGGGCGCATCCGCCCGCTGCGTGGCGCCGATCTGGTCCGGGCCCAACTGGAGCAAGGCCCGGACATTCAGGATGCCACCCAGGCGCTTTCCCTGCTGCTCGACACCCATATCGAGGGGCTGGCCGGACTGGTCGCCGACCTTGGCACGCAATTGCTGGAAGCCGAGACCGAGCTGATGGAACACGACCATATGCCGGACTCGCGCGAGTTGATGGGGGCCCGTCGCCTCTCCGCCCAGCTCCACCGCATGACCGTGGGGTTGCGCGCCACCATGCAGCGCATGGAGCGCGAGCCCCGCCTGCCCGACAGCATCTGCGCAATGGCACGAAACCTTTTGCCCCGGTTGATCGATATGGACACCGATATCGTCGCCGCGCAGCACCATCTGCGCCAGTTGCGCGATGAGCTGGATCTGCAGGCAGCGCAGCGCACCAATGAGAACGTCTATCTGCTCTCGGTGCTGACGGCGTTGATGATGCCTGCGACGCTGGTGACCGGCTTCTTCGGGATGAACACCGGGGGGCTGCCTTTCGCTCAGGGGCAGTCCGGGACGGTTCTCGCCACGCTGGTGGCCTTGCTGGCTGGCGCGCTGACCTGGTGGTTGTTGCGGGTTATGGGTCTGGTCAGGCGGAAGTAA
- a CDS encoding sterol desaturase family protein → MASLTSQPTLLAAFISALVMSGIVALRYLLSSGGFAWATALKKPGLYQPLGRQIRAEIGWSLLSCVIFGLPAGIIAWGWQVHGWTRIYRDPYAMPLWWMPVSLAIVLLAHDTWFYWTHRWMHQPRIFRLAHAVHHASRPPTAWAAMSFHPIEALTGAVIIPALVFIVPLHVSVLALVLTIMTVMGVTNHMGWEIFPRRLVEGRLGGWLITATHHQRHHQNYRCNYGLYFRLWDRLCGTDKGLGSFETPA, encoded by the coding sequence ATGGCCTCCCTGACATCCCAGCCCACGCTTCTGGCGGCGTTCATATCGGCGCTGGTGATGAGCGGCATTGTCGCGCTGCGCTATCTGCTCTCCAGCGGCGGTTTTGCCTGGGCGACGGCGCTGAAGAAGCCCGGCCTTTACCAACCGCTGGGCCGCCAGATTCGCGCCGAGATTGGCTGGTCTCTGCTTTCCTGCGTGATCTTCGGCCTGCCAGCGGGGATCATCGCCTGGGGCTGGCAGGTGCATGGCTGGACGCGCATTTACCGCGATCCTTACGCCATGCCGCTGTGGTGGATGCCGGTCTCGCTGGCGATCGTGCTGCTGGCGCATGACACCTGGTTCTACTGGACGCATCGCTGGATGCATCAGCCGCGCATCTTCCGCCTCGCCCATGCCGTGCATCATGCCAGCCGCCCGCCCACCGCATGGGCCGCCATGAGCTTCCACCCCATCGAAGCCCTCACCGGCGCCGTCATCATCCCGGCGCTGGTGTTCATCGTGCCGCTCCATGTCAGCGTGCTGGCGCTGGTGCTGACCATTATGACCGTCATGGGTGTCACCAATCACATGGGCTGGGAAATCTTCCCGCGCCGACTCGTGGAAGGTCGATTGGGTGGCTGGCTGATCACCGCCACGCATCATCAACGCCATCACCAGAACTATCGCTGCAACTACGGCCTGTATTTTCGTTTGTGGGACAGGCTTTGCGGCACCGATAAGGGACTGGGCAGCTTCGAGACGCCTGCTTAA
- the pstC gene encoding phosphate ABC transporter permease subunit PstC, producing MSSATITSEQGAPATPERTGQPAAATGDRLFRLLTGGAAWLVLILLLGAAGSMAWGGREAFQTFGWSFITSKDWDAVGHQFGALVPIYGTIVSSVIAMIVAVPISFGIATFLAEVAPRWMRGPIGMAIELLAAVPSIIYGMWGLFVFAPFMSEHVEPWVTEHWATLPVIGVLFDGPPIGIGMLTAGIILGIMTIPFISSVMRDVFQAIPPALRESAFALGATPWEVVCKVTLPHTRSAVMGAIFLGLGRALGETMAVTFVLGNAHDFSLSLLMPGNSIAAAIANEFTEADSPIYHSALIALGFLLFVVTFIVLAIAKFMLLRIERKGR from the coding sequence ATGTCATCCGCCACAATAACGTCCGAACAGGGCGCTCCGGCCACGCCGGAACGCACCGGACAACCCGCCGCCGCCACCGGCGACAGGCTTTTCCGACTGCTGACGGGCGGCGCGGCATGGCTGGTCCTCATCCTCCTGCTGGGGGCTGCCGGATCGATGGCCTGGGGCGGCCGTGAGGCCTTCCAGACCTTCGGCTGGAGCTTCATCACCAGCAAGGACTGGGACGCTGTCGGCCATCAGTTCGGCGCTCTGGTGCCGATCTATGGCACCATCGTCTCCTCGGTGATCGCCATGATCGTGGCCGTGCCGATCAGCTTCGGCATCGCCACCTTCCTTGCCGAAGTGGCGCCCCGCTGGATGCGCGGCCCCATCGGCATGGCCATCGAGCTGCTGGCCGCCGTGCCCAGCATCATTTACGGCATGTGGGGCCTGTTCGTTTTCGCGCCTTTCATGAGCGAGCATGTCGAACCCTGGGTGACCGAGCATTGGGCCACGCTGCCCGTCATCGGCGTGCTGTTCGACGGCCCGCCGATCGGCATCGGCATGCTGACCGCAGGCATCATTCTGGGCATCATGACGATCCCCTTCATCTCCTCGGTGATGCGCGACGTGTTCCAGGCGATCCCGCCCGCGCTGCGCGAATCGGCTTTTGCGCTGGGCGCCACGCCGTGGGAAGTGGTCTGCAAGGTGACGCTGCCTCACACGCGCTCTGCCGTGATGGGCGCCATCTTCCTGGGCCTGGGCCGCGCGCTGGGCGAGACGATGGCCGTGACCTTCGTGCTGGGCAACGCCCACGATTTCTCGCTCTCGCTGCTGATGCCCGGCAACTCGATTGCCGCAGCCATCGCCAATGAATTCACCGAAGCCGATTCGCCGATCTACCACTCTGCGCTGATCGCACTCGGCTTCCTGCTCTTTGTCGTGACCTTCATCGTGCTGGCGATTGCCAAGTTCATGTTGCTCCGCATCGAAAGGAAGGGTCGATGA
- the pstB gene encoding phosphate ABC transporter ATP-binding protein PstB, translating to MSALITDRPAQTGSQDLAQRPTKVSVRNLEFFYGKTRALHGVNFDVPANAITALIGPSGCGKSTLLRTFNRMFELYPEQKSTGEILLDGENILASNYSLANLRARIGMVFQKPTPFAMSIFENVAFPLRHYEKLSKAEMQERVEIALTQAALWNEVKDKLDRSALALSGGQQQRLCIARTLAVRPEVVLLDEPTSALDPQSTARIEEFVLEQARNFTFVIVTHNLQQAARIADQTAFMLNGDLVEVGPHEQMFIHPHDPRTRDYVTGRFG from the coding sequence GTGAGCGCTCTTATCACCGATCGTCCTGCGCAGACGGGGTCGCAGGACCTCGCCCAGCGCCCCACCAAGGTCTCCGTCCGCAACCTCGAGTTCTTCTATGGCAAGACTCGCGCGCTGCATGGGGTGAACTTCGATGTGCCCGCCAACGCCATCACGGCGCTGATCGGGCCCTCGGGCTGCGGCAAGTCCACGCTGCTGCGCACCTTCAACCGCATGTTCGAACTCTATCCCGAGCAGAAGTCGACCGGCGAGATCCTGCTGGACGGCGAGAACATCCTCGCCTCCAACTACTCGCTGGCCAATCTGCGCGCGCGCATCGGCATGGTCTTCCAGAAGCCCACGCCCTTCGCCATGTCGATCTTCGAGAACGTGGCCTTCCCGCTGCGCCATTACGAGAAGCTCTCCAAGGCCGAGATGCAGGAGCGCGTCGAAATCGCCCTGACTCAGGCCGCGCTGTGGAACGAGGTGAAGGACAAGCTGGACCGTTCGGCTCTCGCCCTGTCCGGCGGTCAGCAGCAGCGTCTGTGCATCGCCCGCACGCTGGCCGTGCGCCCCGAAGTGGTACTGCTTGACGAGCCCACCTCGGCGCTCGACCCGCAGTCGACCGCGCGCATCGAGGAGTTCGTGCTGGAGCAGGCGCGCAACTTCACCTTCGTGATCGTGACTCACAACCTGCAGCAGGCCGCGCGCATCGCCGACCAGACCGCCTTCATGCTGAACGGCGATCTGGTGGAAGTCGGCCCGCACGAGCAGATGTTCATCCACCCGCATGATCCGCGCACCCGTGACTATGTCACCGGTCGCTTCGGCTAA
- a CDS encoding DUF1289 domain-containing protein, with protein sequence MSDDVPSPCLGLCRVDESGSFCVACKRTLEEIAGWATMAGEEKKAVWKRIEGD encoded by the coding sequence ATGAGCGACGATGTGCCTTCTCCCTGCCTTGGCCTGTGCCGTGTCGATGAAAGTGGCAGTTTCTGCGTGGCCTGCAAGCGGACGCTTGAGGAAATCGCGGGTTGGGCGACGATGGCAGGCGAAGAGAAAAAGGCTGTCTGGAAGAGGATCGAAGGGGATTAA
- a CDS encoding M48 family metalloprotease, giving the protein MRDPALNPPGHRFKPLRSLASALALCLALAAAPVSAQSVLRDAETEALLHDMAQPLIQQTGLDPHNVDVVLVNDSEINAFVAGGQAVYVNSGLINAADSALEVQGVVAHELGHVVGGHAIDTRGMKQASNISILSLLLAGAAAAAGGGEAAMGIFMAGQQAAMGTYLSYTRGEEEAADAAGARFLSGAGISGRGSVEFFHKLLKMENTYGITRTDEDAFWSTHPLTDDRIQFLQDVYEKDPAWNKPKDPVLEERFARVKAKLYGYLAEPNDTLKAFPEYMTGVPARYARAYAWHKQGFLDKAMVETDALLKDAPDDPYFLELKGQILLEAGKPTDAIDPLRRATQLTNNQPLIATTFGHALLAEDEGDPKHPHMPEAERVLKAALSRDRENPFAWYVLGMVYAQQGDTPHAELASAEQQELNGNVGGALRNAEAAALGLKQGTPDWLRAQDIAMEARSAMAKGKKRK; this is encoded by the coding sequence ATGCGCGACCCTGCTCTCAATCCGCCCGGCCATCGCTTCAAGCCGCTTCGCTCTCTGGCCAGCGCGCTGGCGCTGTGCCTTGCTCTGGCTGCCGCGCCTGTCAGCGCGCAATCGGTGCTGCGCGACGCCGAGACCGAGGCGCTGCTCCACGATATGGCCCAGCCGCTGATCCAGCAGACGGGGCTGGACCCGCACAATGTCGATGTGGTGCTGGTCAATGATTCAGAGATCAACGCCTTCGTCGCGGGCGGGCAGGCGGTCTATGTCAATTCGGGCCTGATCAACGCCGCCGATTCCGCGCTGGAGGTGCAGGGCGTGGTGGCGCACGAACTCGGCCACGTCGTGGGTGGCCATGCCATCGATACGCGCGGCATGAAGCAAGCCAGCAACATCTCGATCCTTTCGCTGCTGCTGGCCGGTGCTGCTGCGGCGGCGGGCGGTGGTGAGGCGGCGATGGGCATCTTCATGGCCGGTCAGCAGGCCGCGATGGGCACCTACCTCTCCTACACGCGCGGCGAGGAAGAGGCAGCCGATGCCGCCGGTGCGCGCTTCCTTTCGGGCGCGGGTATTTCCGGGCGCGGCTCGGTGGAGTTCTTCCACAAGCTGCTCAAAATGGAAAACACCTATGGCATCACCCGGACCGACGAGGATGCCTTCTGGTCCACTCACCCGCTGACCGACGATCGTATCCAGTTCCTGCAGGATGTGTACGAAAAGGATCCGGCCTGGAACAAACCCAAGGACCCGGTGCTGGAGGAGCGCTTTGCCCGCGTGAAGGCCAAGCTCTACGGCTATCTGGCCGAGCCGAACGACACGCTCAAAGCCTTTCCCGAGTACATGACCGGCGTGCCCGCGCGCTATGCCCGCGCCTATGCCTGGCACAAGCAGGGTTTCCTCGACAAGGCGATGGTCGAGACCGATGCCCTGCTGAAGGATGCGCCTGACGATCCCTATTTTCTGGAGCTGAAGGGCCAGATCCTGCTGGAGGCAGGCAAGCCCACCGACGCCATCGATCCGCTGCGCCGCGCCACCCAGCTGACCAACAACCAGCCGCTGATCGCCACCACCTTCGGCCACGCCCTGCTGGCCGAGGATGAGGGCGACCCCAAGCATCCCCATATGCCCGAGGCTGAGCGCGTGCTGAAGGCCGCCCTCTCCCGCGATCGTGAGAATCCCTTCGCCTGGTATGTGCTGGGCATGGTCTATGCCCAGCAGGGCGACACGCCGCACGCCGAACTCGCCAGCGCCGAACAGCAGGAGTTGAACGGCAATGTCGGCGGCGCGCTGCGCAATGCCGAGGCCGCCGCGCTAGGGCTGAAGCAGGGCACGCCGGACTGGCTGCGCGCTCAGGACATTGCGATGGAGGCGCGCTCCGCCATGGCCAAGGGCAAGAAACGCAAGTAA
- the phoU gene encoding phosphate signaling complex protein PhoU: MSEETLPPHTLRAFDSDIERIRNLIRTSGDLAARQISDAVEALVRRDTEAAAQIAADDGQIDALQSAVELDAINTISRRSPQADDLRELFSTIKIVGDLERVGDYAKNIAKRTVALAEAPVAPSEGDIPTIADMVSVMVEDAIRAYIERDADLARDVIERDGVVDEAYNALSRAILQDITEPGADQADRIAHGAHLLFVAKNLERVGDHATNIAEITYYSLTGIAMGARSTSGIV, from the coding sequence ATGAGCGAAGAGACCCTCCCTCCGCACACGCTGCGCGCCTTCGACAGCGATATCGAGCGCATCCGCAACCTGATCCGCACCAGCGGCGATTTGGCCGCCCGCCAGATCAGCGATGCGGTGGAAGCCCTCGTGCGCCGTGACACCGAAGCCGCCGCCCAGATCGCCGCCGACGATGGCCAGATCGATGCGCTGCAGTCGGCAGTCGAGCTGGATGCGATCAACACCATCTCGCGCCGTTCGCCCCAGGCGGATGATCTGCGCGAGCTGTTCTCCACCATCAAGATCGTCGGCGATCTGGAGCGCGTGGGGGACTACGCCAAGAACATCGCCAAGCGCACCGTCGCTCTGGCCGAGGCTCCGGTGGCCCCGTCCGAAGGCGATATCCCGACGATTGCCGACATGGTTTCGGTGATGGTCGAGGACGCGATTCGTGCCTACATCGAGCGCGACGCCGATCTGGCCCGCGATGTGATCGAGCGCGATGGCGTGGTGGACGAGGCCTACAACGCCCTGTCGCGCGCGATCCTGCAGGACATCACCGAGCCCGGCGCCGATCAGGCCGATCGCATCGCCCATGGCGCGCATCTGCTGTTCGTGGCGAAGAATCTGGAGCGCGTGGGTGACCACGCCACCAACATTGCCGAGATCACCTATTACAGCCTGACCGGCATTGCGATGGGCGCCCGTTCGACCTCGGGAATCGTCTGA
- the pstS gene encoding phosphate ABC transporter substrate-binding protein PstS — MSKFSKSLTVVATVAALATGGAALADITGAGSTFVYPILSKWSADYSSHGGEKINYQSIGSGGGIAQIKAGTVTFGATDKPLEASELDAAGLAQFPVVIGGVVPVVHLAGVKPGQLRFSGAVLGDIYGGQIKSWNDPKIKALNPGVNLPNAAITVVHRSDGSGTTFNFTHYLSQVSAQWKGKDGTAVSWPAGIGGKGNEGVAAYVNQVNNSIGYVEYAYVVQNKMVYTQVQNAAGKFISPNGASFQAAASHADWAHAKDFYLVMTNAPGANSYPITATTFALMYKHPKNPAQSASAIKFFKWALEHGGQQAINLQYVPLPSALVKQIETYMAANIK; from the coding sequence ATGAGCAAGTTTTCCAAGTCGCTGACCGTCGTCGCCACGGTTGCCGCTCTGGCTACGGGCGGTGCTGCCCTGGCCGACATCACCGGTGCCGGCTCCACCTTCGTCTACCCGATCCTGTCGAAGTGGTCGGCTGACTATTCGAGCCACGGCGGCGAGAAGATCAACTATCAGTCGATCGGTTCGGGCGGCGGTATCGCCCAGATCAAGGCTGGCACCGTGACCTTCGGCGCCACCGACAAGCCGCTGGAAGCCAGCGAGCTGGACGCGGCCGGTCTGGCCCAGTTCCCCGTCGTCATCGGCGGCGTGGTTCCCGTGGTTCACCTGGCTGGCGTGAAGCCGGGCCAGCTGCGCTTCTCGGGCGCCGTGCTGGGTGACATCTATGGCGGCCAGATCAAGAGCTGGAACGACCCCAAGATCAAGGCGCTGAACCCCGGCGTGAACCTGCCCAACGCCGCGATCACCGTCGTGCACCGTTCGGACGGTTCGGGCACCACCTTCAACTTCACGCACTACCTGAGCCAGGTCAGCGCGCAGTGGAAGGGCAAGGACGGCACCGCCGTTTCGTGGCCCGCCGGCATCGGTGGCAAGGGTAACGAAGGCGTTGCCGCCTACGTGAACCAGGTCAACAACTCGATCGGTTACGTCGAGTATGCCTATGTCGTGCAGAACAAGATGGTCTACACGCAGGTGCAGAACGCCGCCGGCAAGTTCATCTCGCCCAACGGCGCCAGCTTCCAGGCCGCTGCCAGCCATGCCGACTGGGCCCATGCCAAGGACTTCTACCTTGTCATGACCAACGCCCCCGGCGCCAACTCCTACCCCATCACCGCGACCACCTTCGCGCTGATGTACAAGCACCCCAAGAACCCCGCCCAGTCGGCCTCGGCGATCAAGTTCTTCAAGTGGGCGCTTGAGCATGGTGGTCAGCAGGCGATCAACCTGCAGTACGTTCCGCTGCCCAGCGCGCTGGTGAAGCAGATCGAGACCTACATGGCCGCCAACATCAAGTAA
- a CDS encoding MmcB family DNA repair protein: MESPESSPLLLNAASTARGICRLFARNDIWCLPEMPLRNGRRADLMGVDAKGHVIIVEIKVARADLLGDAKWTEYLDHCDRFYWGLASHLDRSCMDTEAFLPDRCGLIVADGYDAEVLRPAPLHPLPAARRKVEVERLARAALRRQTVAADPQIGIWGE; the protein is encoded by the coding sequence ATGGAATCGCCCGAATCGAGCCCGCTTCTCCTCAACGCTGCCTCCACGGCGCGCGGCATCTGTCGCCTCTTTGCCCGCAACGATATCTGGTGCCTGCCCGAGATGCCGTTGCGAAACGGTCGCCGGGCCGATCTGATGGGCGTCGATGCCAAGGGCCATGTCATCATCGTGGAGATTAAGGTTGCCCGCGCCGATTTGCTCGGGGACGCGAAATGGACCGAATATCTCGACCATTGCGACCGCTTCTATTGGGGCTTGGCCAGCCACCTCGATCGCTCCTGCATGGACACCGAAGCTTTCCTGCCCGACCGCTGCGGATTGATCGTGGCCGATGGCTATGACGCCGAAGTCTTGCGCCCCGCCCCGCTGCACCCCCTGCCCGCCGCGCGCCGTAAGGTGGAGGTGGAGCGCTTGGCCCGTGCGGCCTTGAGGCGGCAAACAGTCGCTGCTGATCCCCAGATAGGGATATGGGGGGAGTAA
- the ppk2 gene encoding polyphosphate kinase 2 translates to MNDFVTDIARIKAELADSFDEELEMELEERRLDALMEQMPGEQDGEVLERDPAGTALDRRVYFKELFRLQHELVRLQDWVQSQGLKVVVVFEGRDSAGKGGAIKRITQRLNPRVCRVAALPAPNDREKTQWYFQRYAAHLPAAGEIVLFDRSWYNRAGVERVMGFCSKDEVEEFFRSVPEFERMLIRSGIILIKYWFSITDEEQQFRFNMRIEDPLKQWKLSPMDVESRRRWEDYTAAKEEMLERTHIPEAPWWVVEAVDKKKARLNCIAHLLEQIPYGDVERAPVVLPPRVRHEDYERHPVPREMYVPEKY, encoded by the coding sequence ATGAACGACTTTGTGACAGACATCGCCCGCATCAAGGCCGAACTCGCCGACAGCTTCGATGAAGAGCTGGAGATGGAGTTGGAGGAACGCCGCCTCGACGCCCTGATGGAACAGATGCCCGGCGAACAGGACGGGGAGGTGCTCGAAAGAGACCCCGCCGGCACGGCGCTCGACCGCCGCGTCTATTTCAAGGAGCTGTTCCGCCTGCAGCACGAACTCGTGCGCCTGCAGGACTGGGTGCAGAGCCAGGGCCTGAAGGTGGTTGTGGTCTTTGAAGGCCGCGATTCGGCGGGCAAGGGCGGCGCGATCAAGCGCATCACCCAGCGCCTCAATCCGCGCGTCTGCCGCGTCGCCGCTCTGCCCGCCCCCAACGATCGTGAAAAGACCCAGTGGTACTTCCAGCGCTATGCCGCGCATCTTCCGGCGGCTGGCGAAATCGTGCTCTTCGACCGCAGCTGGTACAATCGCGCGGGCGTGGAACGCGTGATGGGCTTTTGCTCCAAGGACGAAGTCGAGGAATTTTTCCGCTCCGTGCCGGAATTCGAGCGCATGCTGATCCGCTCGGGCATCATCCTGATCAAATACTGGTTCTCCATCACCGATGAAGAGCAGCAGTTCCGCTTCAACATGCGCATCGAGGACCCCCTCAAGCAGTGGAAGCTTTCCCCCATGGACGTGGAATCGCGCCGCCGCTGGGAAGACTACACCGCCGCCAAGGAAGAGATGCTGGAGCGCACCCATATCCCCGAAGCCCCCTGGTGGGTGGTCGAGGCCGTGGACAAGAAGAAGGCGCGCCTGAACTGCATCGCTCACCTGCTGGAGCAGATCCCCTATGGCGATGTGGAGCGCGCACCGGTGGTGCTGCCCCCGCGCGTGCGCCACGAGGATTACGAGCGCCACCCGGTGCCGCGTGAGATGTATGTGCCTGAGAAGTATTGA